The following are encoded together in the Capsulimonas corticalis genome:
- a CDS encoding ABC transporter permease, with protein sequence MQALRNIGIIGRITMLEGARKQVFHVLLMVAVVMIFGATVLAHFDNKVQAKMLADLSLASMFFVSAAIAITITVTGLPGEMEQKTVYPVLAKAVSRGQFVLGKFAGAMGTVAIGMAVMAIAFVFVEWWFLAGHIDFAVLYVVPFLFLETAILAAISLTLSTVCSWPLAWFLSVVICLLGNVKFQLYTSLMSKHPSAFNKVTINGLYHLLPSLESFNFKDALVHHLTVPNLYLWQTALYGLCYTAAMLTLASISFSRREL encoded by the coding sequence ATGCAGGCATTGCGCAATATTGGAATTATCGGCCGCATCACCATGCTGGAAGGCGCGCGCAAGCAGGTCTTCCATGTGCTGCTCATGGTCGCGGTCGTGATGATCTTCGGCGCGACGGTGCTGGCGCACTTCGACAACAAGGTCCAGGCGAAGATGCTGGCCGACCTTTCGCTGGCCTCCATGTTCTTCGTCAGCGCCGCCATCGCGATCACGATCACCGTGACGGGACTGCCCGGCGAGATGGAGCAGAAGACGGTCTATCCCGTTCTGGCGAAGGCTGTGAGCCGAGGACAGTTCGTCCTGGGCAAGTTCGCCGGCGCCATGGGCACGGTGGCGATCGGTATGGCGGTCATGGCGATTGCGTTCGTCTTCGTGGAGTGGTGGTTCCTCGCCGGACACATCGACTTCGCCGTCCTGTACGTCGTACCCTTTCTCTTTCTGGAAACGGCGATCCTCGCCGCCATCTCGCTCACGCTCTCCACGGTATGCTCGTGGCCGCTGGCGTGGTTCCTTTCCGTCGTCATCTGCCTGCTGGGCAATGTCAAGTTCCAATTGTATACGTCGCTGATGTCGAAGCATCCCAGCGCGTTCAACAAAGTGACGATCAACGGCCTGTATCATCTGCTTCCAAGTCTGGAAAGCTTCAACTTCAAGGACGCTCTGGTCCATCATCTGACCGTCCCGAACCTATATCTCTGGCAGACGGCGCTGTACGGCCTCTGCTACACCGCCGCCATGCTCACCCTGGCGTCGATCTCGTTCAGCCGGAGGGAACTGTAA
- the mqnC gene encoding cyclic dehypoxanthinyl futalosine synthase has product MAVIERDLRRADLTLPEYPSIADIADKVYAGERITDDDALRLFHHKNLTDLAELADFVRNKKHPDTTVTYIVGRNINYTNVCWVRCSFCNFYRIPGHEGGYVLSREQIFQKIQEMVDVGGIEILMQGGLNPKLKIEWYEDLFRAIMEKFPTVILHALSPAEIIYIKNISKLTMEETLTRLKAAGLHSVPGGGAEILTDRVRDFISPYKDSAEEWLDCMRVSHKVGLKSSATMMYGSIDTEEDRVEHLRKLRDLQDETGGFKAFIAWSYQPDGTELGGTRASSFDYMRTIAIARIYLDNFENLQASWVTQGPRIGQLSLRYGVNDFGSTMMEENVVSTAGCVFTVPIEEIERLIEDAGYTPRRRNTRYEFVD; this is encoded by the coding sequence ATGGCAGTTATTGAACGCGATCTGCGCCGGGCCGACCTGACGCTGCCCGAGTATCCGTCGATCGCCGACATCGCGGACAAAGTCTACGCCGGCGAGCGGATTACCGATGACGACGCGCTGCGTCTGTTCCACCACAAGAATCTGACGGATCTTGCGGAGCTTGCGGACTTTGTCCGCAACAAGAAGCATCCCGATACGACGGTAACCTATATCGTTGGGCGCAATATCAACTACACCAACGTCTGCTGGGTGCGATGCAGCTTCTGCAACTTCTATCGGATCCCCGGCCACGAGGGCGGCTATGTGTTGTCCCGCGAGCAGATCTTCCAGAAGATCCAGGAGATGGTGGATGTCGGCGGCATCGAAATTCTCATGCAGGGCGGTCTGAATCCCAAGCTCAAGATCGAGTGGTATGAGGATCTGTTCCGGGCGATCATGGAGAAGTTCCCCACGGTCATCCTGCACGCGCTTTCGCCGGCCGAGATCATCTATATCAAGAACATCTCGAAGCTGACGATGGAGGAGACGCTCACCCGTCTGAAGGCGGCGGGACTGCACTCCGTGCCCGGCGGCGGCGCGGAGATCCTGACGGACCGTGTGCGCGACTTCATTTCGCCCTACAAAGACAGCGCCGAGGAATGGCTGGACTGCATGCGCGTCTCGCACAAGGTCGGCCTGAAATCTTCGGCGACGATGATGTACGGCAGCATCGACACCGAGGAAGATCGCGTGGAGCACCTGCGCAAGCTGCGCGACTTGCAGGACGAAACCGGCGGCTTCAAAGCGTTCATTGCCTGGAGTTATCAGCCTGATGGAACCGAGCTCGGCGGAACCCGCGCCTCGTCGTTCGACTACATGCGCACCATCGCCATCGCGCGCATCTACCTCGATAACTTCGAGAACCTCCAAGCCTCCTGGGTCACCCAGGGCCCAAGGATCGGCCAGCTCTCGCTGCGCTACGGCGTCAACGACTTCGGAAGCACGATGATGGAGGAAAACGTCGTCTCCACCGCCGGCTGCGTGTTCACGGTCCCGATCGAGGAGATCGAGCGCTTGATCGAAGACGCGGGGTATACGCCCCGGCGGCGCAATACTCGCTATGAGTTTGTGGATTAG
- a CDS encoding rhodanese-like domain-containing protein, whose protein sequence is MVFQPAYSHLSAAELQARLEKGDQPTLVDVRTPGEYFQYHLANIQLIPIDEFASRCQSELKADDEIVLICEHGVRSERAAQYLASLGYENVATMDGGMAAYQGEVIHGE, encoded by the coding sequence ATGGTATTTCAACCTGCGTACAGCCATCTCTCCGCCGCCGAGCTCCAGGCGCGGCTTGAGAAAGGCGATCAACCCACACTTGTCGATGTCCGCACCCCCGGCGAATATTTCCAATATCACCTCGCCAATATTCAGCTGATTCCGATCGATGAATTTGCGTCTCGCTGCCAGAGTGAGCTGAAGGCGGACGATGAAATCGTCTTGATCTGCGAACATGGCGTGCGCAGCGAACGCGCGGCGCAGTATCTGGCGTCGCTGGGCTACGAGAATGTGGCGACGATGGACGGAGGCATGGCGGCTTACCAGGGAGAGGTAATTCATGGCGAATAG
- a CDS encoding CofH family radical SAM protein, whose product MSMRLFETAGLTGIYDKAMSGTRLSAEDGLALYENPNLNAVGALANIVRERMNGNLTYYVRNQHINYTNVCNKGCKFCAFYAQKGGPDPYTMSIDDVKNRLRMHLDVPIKEVHMVAGINPKLPYQYYLDLLRAVKETRPGVHIKAFTCVEIVEIQRQANKPLAEVFADLREAGLDSLPGGGIEILSDRVHMELFDRKIDGAEWMEISKAAAEAGLLQYATMLYGHIETIPERVEHLVKMRALQDETKHFVTFTPLSFHPEGTQLSHLPHPTGDGDLRNIAISRLMLDNFQHIKTFWIMNTPQVSQLAQWYGADDLDGTIHEYEITYKDGEQGNKSQVLTRPQLVELIREAGRTPIERDSFYNEVEATDELHDPVRQAQKSHAPIPLAVMN is encoded by the coding sequence ATGAGTATGAGGCTGTTTGAGACCGCCGGCCTGACCGGCATCTACGACAAGGCGATGTCGGGGACGCGCCTGAGCGCCGAGGACGGCCTTGCGCTTTACGAGAACCCAAACCTCAACGCCGTAGGCGCGCTGGCGAATATCGTCCGCGAGCGCATGAACGGCAACCTTACCTATTACGTGCGCAACCAGCACATCAACTATACCAACGTCTGCAACAAAGGCTGCAAGTTCTGCGCTTTCTACGCGCAGAAGGGCGGCCCGGACCCGTATACGATGAGCATCGACGACGTGAAGAACCGTCTGCGCATGCATCTGGACGTGCCGATCAAGGAAGTACATATGGTGGCGGGCATCAACCCCAAGCTGCCGTACCAGTACTATCTGGATCTGCTGCGCGCGGTCAAAGAGACCCGCCCCGGCGTCCACATCAAGGCGTTCACCTGTGTCGAGATCGTCGAGATCCAGCGCCAGGCGAACAAGCCTCTCGCCGAGGTCTTCGCCGACCTGCGCGAAGCGGGCCTGGACAGCCTTCCCGGCGGCGGCATCGAAATCCTGTCCGACCGCGTCCATATGGAGCTGTTCGACCGTAAGATCGACGGCGCCGAGTGGATGGAGATCTCCAAGGCCGCCGCCGAAGCCGGTCTGCTCCAGTACGCGACCATGCTGTACGGCCACATCGAAACCATCCCGGAGCGTGTCGAGCACCTCGTCAAAATGCGCGCGCTTCAGGACGAAACGAAGCACTTCGTTACCTTCACGCCGCTTTCGTTCCATCCTGAAGGCACGCAGCTTTCGCACCTGCCGCACCCGACCGGCGACGGCGACCTGCGAAACATCGCGATCTCCCGCCTGATGCTGGACAACTTCCAGCATATCAAGACGTTCTGGATCATGAACACGCCCCAGGTGTCGCAGCTCGCCCAGTGGTACGGCGCCGACGATCTGGACGGCACGATCCACGAATACGAGATCACCTACAAAGACGGCGAACAGGGGAACAAGAGCCAGGTGCTGACGCGCCCGCAGCTTGTCGAATTGATCCGCGAAGCCGGCCGCACCCCCATCGAGCGCGACAGCTTCTACAACGAAGTCGAAGCGACGGACGAGCTGCACGATCCGGTCCGCCAAGCGCAAAAATCGCACGCGCCCATCCCGCTCGCGGTGATGAATTAG
- a CDS encoding ribonuclease D, translating to MANSTEHFERPMVKTQEDLLALVADLRAAGRFALDTEFLAERTYVPRLCLIQVATDDFIALIDSIAVPSLDPFWELVNDPDIVKVLHAAREDLRLSYYGSRGLPQNVFDTQVAAGLIGLPQYPLSYARLVEALAGVRLGKTETRSEWDRRPLSPEQLKYARDDVRYLLPIADKLGAMLTKIGRRGWLDEEMARFSTAIAYEPDPNAAYQRIRGPRSGLTARPTALLRSVAAWREREAAARDMSARLVLKDEVVTELALRPPRRITDFVKVRGFPIGEETTIGPDILAALDAARAIKDEDLPEPLAGQDDETPQQRVMTDLTAAMGAALCLARGIAPELALTRASASLLVRGNPAATLLAGWRYEAIGRELQSFVTGASPALISVINAALAVKIEVPAKDASEAGNE from the coding sequence ATGGCGAATAGCACGGAGCATTTTGAGCGGCCGATGGTGAAGACACAGGAAGATCTCCTGGCGTTGGTCGCCGATTTACGCGCGGCGGGACGGTTCGCCCTCGATACGGAGTTTCTGGCCGAACGCACCTACGTGCCGCGCCTGTGCTTGATCCAGGTGGCGACCGACGATTTTATCGCCCTGATCGATTCCATCGCCGTTCCGTCGCTCGATCCTTTTTGGGAGCTGGTCAACGATCCCGATATCGTGAAAGTGCTGCATGCGGCCCGGGAAGACCTTCGGCTTTCTTACTACGGTAGTCGGGGATTGCCGCAAAATGTCTTCGATACGCAGGTCGCCGCCGGCCTTATCGGTCTGCCGCAATATCCCCTGAGCTACGCGCGTCTCGTGGAGGCGCTGGCGGGCGTGCGGCTGGGCAAAACGGAGACGCGCAGCGAGTGGGACCGGCGTCCGCTGTCGCCCGAACAGCTCAAATACGCGCGCGACGACGTGCGCTATCTGCTGCCGATCGCGGACAAGCTCGGCGCCATGCTCACGAAGATCGGCCGGCGCGGCTGGCTGGACGAAGAGATGGCGCGTTTCTCCACGGCGATTGCCTACGAACCCGATCCCAACGCCGCCTACCAGCGGATTCGTGGGCCGCGCTCGGGCCTGACGGCGCGTCCCACCGCTCTGCTGCGTTCGGTCGCGGCGTGGCGCGAGCGGGAAGCCGCCGCGCGGGATATGTCCGCGCGGCTCGTTTTAAAGGATGAGGTGGTGACGGAGCTTGCGCTGCGCCCGCCGCGCCGTATTACGGACTTCGTGAAAGTGCGCGGCTTCCCCATCGGCGAGGAAACCACGATCGGGCCGGACATCCTGGCGGCGCTGGACGCCGCCCGCGCGATCAAGGATGAAGATCTGCCGGAGCCGCTTGCGGGACAGGATGACGAGACGCCGCAGCAGCGTGTGATGACCGACCTGACCGCCGCCATGGGAGCCGCGCTCTGCCTCGCGCGCGGCATCGCGCCGGAACTCGCCCTGACACGGGCGTCGGCGTCGCTGCTCGTGCGTGGAAATCCCGCTGCGACGCTCCTTGCCGGCTGGCGCTACGAAGCGATCGGACGCGAGCTTCAGTCCTTCGTCACGGGCGCGTCGCCCGCGCTGATCAGCGTGATCAACGCCGCGCTGGCGGTCAAAATCGAGGTTCCCGCCAAAGACGCATCCGAGGCCGGGAACGAATAG
- a CDS encoding MarR family winged helix-turn-helix transcriptional regulator, whose product MTPQPPFDTAVIDFAQAIGLLVRRARAAGGAYDLSWTQAMVMARLDRHGPATIADLARAEGMKPQSMGATIAALEELGMVERAPHPTDGRQMNIALTAEGAAVRSSSQNAKRTWLAHAIAQLDDEEQKTLFDAGEIIKRLAES is encoded by the coding sequence ATGACGCCCCAACCACCCTTCGATACCGCTGTCATCGATTTCGCTCAAGCAATTGGCCTCTTAGTGCGCCGCGCGCGCGCGGCGGGAGGCGCCTATGACCTCTCCTGGACACAGGCGATGGTGATGGCGCGCCTGGACCGGCACGGGCCGGCCACAATCGCCGATCTGGCGCGCGCGGAGGGCATGAAACCGCAGTCGATGGGCGCCACCATCGCGGCGCTGGAAGAGCTAGGGATGGTCGAGCGCGCGCCGCACCCGACTGACGGACGCCAAATGAACATCGCGCTGACTGCGGAAGGGGCGGCCGTGCGCAGCAGCAGCCAGAACGCGAAGCGGACATGGCTGGCGCACGCCATCGCCCAGCTCGACGACGAGGAGCAGAAAACCCTGTTCGACGCCGGCGAGATCATCAAACGCCTGGCGGAATCTTGA
- a CDS encoding ABC transporter ATP-binding protein, which produces MTDTAIHISGFRKEYPAARRKEMRLAVKNLDLDVPAGGLFGFLGPNGAGKTTTIKMLLGFIPPTQGSATLFGVPVEDPDARRAVGYLPEQPYFPKFLTAQEVVAAHAGFAGLHGRAGKDHTEALLRRVGAYEYRNLRLSKCSKGMVQRVGLATALAGDPQLLIMDEPSSGLDPIGRKELRELLQELKDEGKTLFISSHLLSEMESLCDRVAVLHQGELVACGAPSEITQGDDEVAVLLESMDGDETLAQEIATLGGSLAPQAEGLRSRLVAPAAVLYRVMGLLEQHKARVISVTQRHETLEDAFLRLVGSTGQ; this is translated from the coding sequence ATGACCGACACAGCGATCCATATCTCCGGTTTTCGCAAGGAATATCCAGCAGCCCGGCGTAAAGAAATGCGCCTCGCCGTAAAGAATCTCGATCTTGATGTTCCCGCAGGCGGCCTCTTCGGTTTCTTAGGCCCGAACGGCGCCGGTAAAACGACGACCATCAAAATGCTCCTCGGCTTCATTCCGCCCACGCAGGGATCAGCCACGCTCTTTGGCGTCCCGGTGGAGGATCCCGACGCGCGACGCGCCGTGGGTTACCTGCCGGAGCAGCCGTATTTCCCCAAGTTTTTGACGGCCCAGGAAGTGGTCGCCGCGCACGCCGGCTTTGCCGGATTGCACGGCCGCGCTGGCAAAGACCATACGGAAGCGCTGCTGCGCCGCGTCGGCGCTTATGAGTACCGCAATTTGAGACTGTCCAAGTGCTCCAAAGGCATGGTCCAGCGTGTCGGTCTCGCCACCGCGCTCGCCGGCGATCCCCAGCTTTTGATCATGGACGAGCCGTCGTCGGGCCTCGATCCCATCGGCCGCAAGGAGCTGCGCGAGCTGCTTCAGGAATTGAAGGACGAAGGCAAGACGCTTTTTATCTCCTCGCATCTGCTGTCCGAAATGGAATCGCTGTGCGACCGGGTCGCGGTGCTGCATCAGGGCGAGCTTGTCGCCTGCGGCGCTCCCAGCGAGATCACGCAAGGCGACGACGAGGTCGCGGTGCTTCTGGAATCGATGGACGGCGACGAAACCCTGGCGCAGGAGATCGCGACGCTCGGCGGATCCCTGGCGCCGCAAGCCGAAGGGCTTCGCAGCCGCCTCGTGGCGCCCGCCGCCGTTTTGTACCGCGTCATGGGGCTGCTGGAGCAGCACAAAGCGCGCGTCATCTCGGTGACGCAGCGGCATGAGACGCTGGAAGACGCCTTTTTACGCTTGGTCGGATCGACCGGACAGTAG